The following proteins are encoded in a genomic region of Chelmon rostratus isolate fCheRos1 chromosome 3, fCheRos1.pri, whole genome shotgun sequence:
- the spred2a gene encoding sprouty-related, EVH1 domain-containing protein 2 yields the protein MSEDTRPDDDSYIVRVKAVVMTRDDSSGGWLAQDGCLSRVGVCRLLPTELLGRNTFLIHGERLKDKQVILECFLKKDLVYTKATPTFHHWKVDNRKCGLTFQSPADARAFDRGVRKALEDLTEGSTTSSSTLQNEAELGDDDVFTTATDSSSNSSQKREPAMHTLAPPNFCETRRHHCILGHFYEQHRPSDHYFLDQVVHMFPRHVSFPVEEEEIVRINPRERTWLTRYEDYRDANSTRDKLTQRDNLEAYVHFAKSEPPKHDYTYPYPLTCEVQRGCDGKPGCLELGSGHRAVVTVQPRALQPKGKRRKEDGERSRCVYCQDMFNHEDNGRGRCQEAPDPIQTCIRRVSFMWCADSLLYHCMSDPEGDYSDPCSCDTSDERFCLRWAALVGLSLLAPCMCCYAPLRACYRCGVACHCCGGKHKAVG from the exons ATGAGCGAGGACACGCGCCCAGACGA TGACAGCTACATTGTGCGCGTCAAAGCAGTGGTGATGACCAGAGACGATTCGAGCGGAGGCTGGTTGGCGCAGGACGGAtgcctgagcagagtgggcgtgtgcaggctgcTGCCGACCGAACTGCTGGGACGCAACACCTTCCTCATCCACGGAGAACGCCTCAAAGACAAGCAg GTGATTCTGGAGTGTTTCTTAAAGAAGGATCTGGTCTACACGAAGGCCACACCGACGTTCCACCACTGGAAGGTGGACAACAGGAAGTGTGGCCTGACTTTCCAGAGTCCGGCCGATGCCAGAGCATTCGACCGCGGGGTGAGGAAGGCCCTGGAGGACCTGACAGAAG GGTCGACCACATCCTCATCAACGCTGCAGAATGAGGCGGAGCTCGGCGATGACGACGTCTTCACG ACGGCCACTGACAGCTCGTCCAACTCATCCCAGAAAAGAGAGCCGGCCATGCACACCCTGGCCCCGCCCAACTTCTGTGAGACCCGTCGGCACCACTGCATCCTGGGACATTTCTACGAGCAGCACCGGCCCTCTGATCACTACTTCCTGGACCAA GTGGTGCACATGTTCCCTCGTCACGTCAGCTTCCcggtggaagaggaagagattgTACGCATCAACCCTCGTGAGCGAACCTGGCTCACCCGCTACGAGGACTACCGCGACGCTAACTCCACACGTGACAAACTGACCCAGCGCGACAACCTCGAAGCCTACGTACACTTCGCCAAGAGTGAGCCGCCCAAACACGACTACACCTACCCGTACCCGCTGACCTGTGAGGTGCAGCGAGGCTGCGATGGCAAACCTGGTTGCCTGGAACTGGGCAGCGGCCACAGAGCGGTGGTGACGGTGCAGCCACGAGCCCTGCAGCCCAAAGGCAAGAGGCGGAAGGAGGACGGTGAGCGTTCGCGATGCGTTTACTGTCAAGACATGTTCAACCACGAGGACAACGGGCGGGGCCGCTGCCAGGAAGCACCTGACCCCATTCAGACCTGCATCAGGCGGGTCAGCTTCATGTGGTGCGCGGACAGCCTGCTGTATCACTGCATGTCGGACCCGGAGGGGGATTACTCGGACCCATGCTCCTGTGACACCAGCGACGAGCGCTTCTGCCTGCGCTGGGCGGCGCTGGTTGGTTTGTCGCTGCTGGCTCCCTGCATGTGCTGTTACGCCCCCCTCAGGGCGTGCTACCGCTGCGGCGTAGCCTGCCACTGCTGTGGCGggaaacacaaagctgtggGCTGA